The Williamsia sp. DF01-3 genome has a window encoding:
- the eno gene encoding phosphopyruvate hydratase codes for MASIDQVGAREILDSRGNPTVEVEVVLDDGTFTRAAVPSGASTGEHEAVELRDGGDRYGGKGVTKAVEAVLGEIAPAVIGIEADDQRLVDQALLDLDGTPDKSRLGANALLGVSLAVAKGAAESAGLPLFRYLGGPNAHILPVPMMNILNGGAHADTGVDVQEFMVAPIGAATFKESLRWGAEVYHSLKSVLKAKGLATGLGDEGGFAPDVAGTRAALELISEAIGKTGLKLGTDVALALDVAATEFHTEGTGYAFEGKTHTAAEMADFYAALITEFPMVSIEDPLSEDDWDGWVALTESIGDKIQLVGDDLFVTNPERLEDGINRGAANALLVKVNQIGTLTETLDAVALAHNNGYKSMMSHRSGETEDTTIADLAVACSCGQIKTGAPARSERVAKYNQLLRIEEGLGDAARYAGDLAFPRFSFEG; via the coding sequence GTGGCCAGCATCGATCAGGTCGGAGCGCGCGAGATTCTCGACTCGCGGGGCAATCCCACAGTCGAGGTGGAGGTGGTACTGGACGACGGCACCTTCACCCGCGCTGCGGTGCCTTCCGGCGCATCGACCGGTGAGCACGAGGCAGTCGAGCTGCGCGATGGCGGCGACCGCTACGGCGGCAAGGGCGTCACCAAGGCGGTCGAGGCCGTCCTCGGGGAGATCGCTCCCGCTGTGATCGGCATCGAGGCAGACGATCAGCGTCTCGTCGACCAGGCGTTGTTGGACCTGGACGGCACGCCGGACAAGTCGCGACTGGGCGCCAACGCGTTGCTTGGTGTGTCGCTTGCCGTGGCCAAGGGCGCCGCCGAGTCGGCCGGCCTGCCGCTGTTCCGCTACCTCGGCGGACCGAACGCCCACATCCTCCCCGTGCCGATGATGAACATCCTCAACGGCGGCGCACACGCCGACACCGGCGTCGACGTCCAGGAATTCATGGTCGCGCCGATCGGTGCAGCGACGTTCAAGGAGTCACTGCGCTGGGGCGCCGAGGTGTACCACTCCCTCAAGTCCGTGCTCAAGGCCAAGGGTCTTGCCACCGGGCTGGGCGATGAGGGCGGCTTCGCCCCCGACGTGGCCGGTACCCGCGCAGCTCTGGAACTCATCAGCGAGGCCATCGGCAAGACGGGTCTCAAGCTCGGCACCGATGTGGCTCTGGCCCTGGACGTGGCAGCCACCGAGTTTCACACCGAGGGAACGGGTTACGCCTTCGAGGGCAAGACCCACACTGCTGCCGAGATGGCCGATTTCTACGCGGCACTGATCACCGAGTTCCCGATGGTCTCCATCGAGGACCCGCTGTCCGAGGATGACTGGGACGGCTGGGTTGCCCTCACCGAGTCGATCGGCGACAAGATCCAGTTGGTCGGCGACGACCTCTTCGTCACCAACCCCGAGCGCCTCGAAGACGGCATCAACCGCGGCGCGGCGAACGCACTGCTGGTGAAGGTGAACCAGATCGGCACCCTGACCGAGACCCTCGACGCTGTCGCGCTGGCACACAACAACGGCTACAAGTCGATGATGAGTCACCGTTCCGGAGAGACCGAGGACACCACCATCGCCGATTTGGCAGTGGCGTGCAGCTGTGGCCAGATCAAAACCGGCGCTCCCGCTCGCAGCGAGCGCGTCGCGAAATACAACCAGCTGCTCCGCATCGAAGAAGGCCTCGGCGACGCCGCCCGGTACGCCGGTGACCTCGCCTTCCCGCGGTTCTCCTTCGAAGGCTGA